TATCatctgtatatatatacttatCTAAATACATTGTTTTTGCTTAGAAATACAATCCAAACTAGACATGACATTACTGCagagttttcattttactttaacaATTTACAAAGCTTCTTCTTACTGACAGCTATTgtagaaataaagatttttattatgaataacATAGAAGATAAGATTTTCATCAAATATATGGGAAAATAGACGATGAATTATTTTAGTATAATATAAAGGTTCTTACATTTAAAATACTTCTGCCtggtgtattttaaaaatgaaatcatttcgTACTATACACATGCTATATTTTAGAAGCAGATGTACACATGTATTATCAAAAGAATAAAACGACTTTTACTCATAACCAAATGGCAACATCTGATTTTACGTCTTGGAACTCATTGAAGGTAAATGATCGCGATCGCCTCCTAAGATTTGTTGGTCTCTGAGGTCTTCCTTCTATCAAATGTAAGTAGATCTCGGATTTCAGAAAGCGTTTGTAACTGTCGTGTTCCATGAGCTGATACACTCTGCTTTGTGCTGCATCAAAACTGTGGAGAGTGGGCTGGGCGATGCTCTTAGTAATTACTTCTTTAGTATGAAAATCAAGGTTAACCTGCATAAACCGGAAAAAGGAATAATTATAGGATATTTACTATATTGAGATATTATAGGATATTTACTATATTGAGAACTATCTCAGACTCTTAAAATGTTGTAGGGTGGAAAGTGTGGACTGCTTGGTATTTCCTCCTAGAGCTCAGCGATCCAACATTGTATCTAGGCTGGTATTTCCCTGGCCCTTCTCTCCCTTTGTTAGTAGTGTTCTTATTCTAACTCAGTACCACTGAATAATGCAACAAAGCTATCATATGATCATTAATCAACTCACTCATTTTCACAGTGGGAAACTAACATCTCAGAAGTTAAAGTGTTTAAGTTATAGAGAATGAGATGCTTGGGGTGTCATCGTGACATCAATAAGAGCTTTCTGTTCTGGCTCCTGATTTCTTcatcatgttatttttttctacaatCAAAACTGTGCCAACATATGATTCTGTCTTAAACATAACAATacctataatttttttctcatgccCCAACTGATGTATCTGGTACTAATATTATATTTTTGGGTATATATTCTGTTTTCTACATCTGAGTGGCCGTATAATCTGTTATAGTTTTACATAACTAAACTGAACTTTCTTAGAGCACCATAGCCACATAGAGAACATTGCATTATAGACTATGTAGTAGCTTCTGCTTTAAAGATTTCATAGAAAGTCACACAATCAAGGTTTAGTTGCCGCCCTGTGGGTCTACTGGACCGTGATGGAATCTTTGAGCATAGTGAAAGAGCATAGGTTACTGAGTTGCTACATTGAGTGGATTCTGGGATTctgatctctctccctctgtttccatGTCCTTCCTTTCCATGTTTTCCTATCTCTACTACCAGGCATAAAAAATGAGCAAGTTCTTCTGCCATGCCTCTCTGCCTTTACAAATACATTTGCTACAGTACCCAAAGCAACAGGACCCAATGTCCTCTAATAGGTGagacaaaacattttctttttgttttttcaatttgaATGCGCTTAGTTACTGAAGGAAAGCTAGTACGATCGTATTAATTTGTAGTTGACTAGTGAGATAGCATCTTTTCTACCCtagaaatggaatattatttattgGGTACATAACAGAAACATCAaaccatttaatattttatgacaGTCTAGCAATAGCAGCTAAACTCCTAGTCAATTTACCAAGTGTATCACGAGATCAACTGTTTAGTTTGTAATCAAAGGAAAGAACAATTGAAGCATTGTCAAATTAGAGTAACatcttttatctatttattttctccttttagccTATCCCAGACTGATGAAATAATTTCTTTGGACAAACAAAACCTTTACATAGCTGTATAtgataatcttattttaaaatcatatttgctATTTTGGGGACATAGTGTGAGGATCAGAGAAGAACTTTGGGGAGATGGTTCCTTTTCCACCATGTTAAGACTAGGCATCGAACTTAAGTTTTTAGGTTTGGAGATAAGCACTTTTAACCAACTAAGCCATGCAGCTGGTTCACTTTAACCTTATAAAGGATGGCAGGATTTTTGCtttatgcttgtttgttttaacattttcagGGATATTTAGATTGTAATAAGTAGTTGTTTCTGCTAAGATAGTTAATGCAGACTAGAGAAAGAATCAAGATGCTGCAGCACTGATCACTCTTCATCCATCTCTGATAGCGACTTTATACATTAATCCATAATCATACTCTGTTAATAGTAGGACCCTGCAATTAAACAGTTTTGCTTTAATGTATAAAGTCTTGAGCCCCCCGATGGAATGAATGAAGAGTCCACTTTGGTCAAAGCAGACTCTATGAAGGTGTCAAGGTGTTCTATGTATTTCCATTTGTCACAGTACCTCTTTAGGGGcatcatttttaatgaatttctcATATATTGATTTTGCTTTTAGGATGATTTGTTGAGGTTCCTTGCATTTCTTGAAGTCTTCACAGGCAACCCaaaattcaatgttttcttcACTGAATTCAGTTTTAAGAAATCTAGTAAATGCATCTACTCCATCTAACAAAAATAGATAATATTAAGTTAGTATGAAACAATCACGCTGGGAAGATGCAATACTTGATATTAAAGCATATAAAAATAGTAACACCGAAGCTAAAATCTTCTAAATCATCAAGGTTCCACACATTTACACAGTAAATATGGGCACTTTATATAAAGTAACTTTTTCAGTGAAGAAAGGAGGAtataatttctataaaataagACTAAATCACACTTAGATCTAAATCTTTAACACTAAATGTAAAAAGGGCCATACTACCTACTTTAATTTACATCTCTTCTATTCATGTCTCTCTAAGAGCACGAGGAATTTTATTATAGGCTtgtgaaacatttcttttgtatTCCATTTTGCCCATTACCGAAATCATGTCTCTTGTACTAGAGACCCTCAAATTCTCTTTCCGTTGTCTCTACAATTCATAGTTCTACATGGCCTTCTTTTCCTATCTAGCCACCAAAGAAACACTTCCAGTTCTAACTATGGTCAGCCCTAAATGGAGGATCTAAATGGGATGTCATCATCAAATCTGTCTACCCAGGGAGTAAGAGAACCTAGTTGTGAGGAAGTAAAAAGAGTCCAAGAgcaagaggggatggaggacacaaaAAAAGGCCCTCTGAACCAACAGGATTGTTGCACATGGTATCTGACAGAGGCAGCATGCAATGAAGCTCTATGGTTTTTATTAAGATCGGGTCTAGAGCTAAAAGGAGAAGTAGGTACATGTCCCCATTCTTAACCCAGAAGATGCCTCCAATGAATAACTATTTGCAAATGGATATTTAATTTCTCCAAGGAAGTCTTTCTGGGAAAACAAGCCactatttgttcttttgtttgcatcccccccccttttttttcatgagcgtgtgtgtgtgtgtgtgtgtgtgtgtgtgtgtgtgtgtgttatttttattttgtttgtttcatttttctgagacagtttctctgtgtagccctggatgtcctaagACTTGGTCTATACACGAGGCTGGCATTGACAGGCATGTGCTTCCACCACTACCACATTGCTAAAATAATCCACTTTTAAGGATAGGCTAATGCCCAGCagaagacaaacaacaaaaacagactcaaTGGTGTCCATGGAAGTCCCTTGTTTCATGATAATATcatagatgtttttctttttaagttgtattttttattttaatttttttgtttttaccttctAGGTCTTTTGTGtataagttttatttcttttatctttatttcttttcttgttaccTTCTaggtattttgtgtatgtattatggcttctggttttATGGGTTTTATGAGTGTGTAAATGACtaagtctctgcatctgtataTTTCTTGGGTCTTTTCTTGAGCCATTTtacttctatttgtttgtttttatccaaCTTCtatgtgtttgctttatttttattttatttcattattaacctttagaagcctgtttttgtttttgtttttgttttttataaaagacagaaagactgtgAAAGTGGCAGGACTGAGAGaaatagagggaggagaagcaaTAACATTTGAGAACAAAACATACTTTCGGTTTAAGAGAAAATTTATATGTACTTATCTatgataaaagaagagaaaactatcacagaattaaaattaataatacagTTAGCTCCACATCATCATTTATGATTtctgtatctttctgtctcttttctgtcctACCTTATTACCCAATATAACATTTTCATGGTCACCTTTTTAGTAAGTAGGATATCTGAATCAGGTGGAGTTAAGAGGATCACATGGTTGAATTCTTAGATTTTAAAACTTATATAAGCCATTGTAGATGTTATGGGTGCTTAGCATGGGGCATGTTTTGAACTCCTAACTGTTAGTGTAAGGGTAGCTCTAACATTTTTGCCTTGTTTGGGGGCCTTTTTTTATTCTAccaggttacctcattcagcCTTGGTCTAAGGGTTTGTATTCTGTATTTAGTTGATATCTCTGGGAAGCCAGGGGGCAATGAAGATAATTCTAAAAGGAAGCTTATAGCTCTAAGtatgtagatttaaaaatatgaatgagaTATTATATAAACAACCAGATGCTAAATTTTCAGGCATCAAAACataaagcaaacaagcaaaaaaaaagaacaaactaatTACAAAAGTAATGCATAACGAGAAATAATAAATGTTGCAGCAAAATTATTTCAATTGAATTAAAgctaataaaaatcaataaaaccaagagttggcttttttttaaagataagtaaaATTGGAAATTCTTACCCAAAttactaaaagacagagaaaatgatcCACAGGAAAATAATACCAGAGATGCTAAGAAAATGTGGGGAATCATGCaaacatattaaaaacacatttcaataaattgtaaaatctaaaaaaatggaTAAACTTCTAAAGGCATGTTTcatagcaaaatttaaaaaaaaatgtgaattatttAAACACATCAATGGCCATCAATGAGATAGAAGTAGCTATTACTTCCAAACTAAAGAAAGCCTAGACAAGGTAGGTTCAACCCAACATTCTTTAGGTAACTAACACCAATATcactcaaactattccataaaatacagGAGGAAGGAGTACttccaaattccttttatgaatcaGATACTACTTAGATATAAAGAAACCATATAAAGAAAGAGGCATATGAACCCAGAAAAAGGCAGATTGAtgggaacccacataaagacagaTCTAtttgaaaaccaagaaaacatggagcataaatttaaaaaatgagcttAATGAACATAGATGTGAAAATTGTTAAGAAAGTAAGTGAAAACTAAGTTTAAGGACTaagccaagcattcacacaccaTGATCGTTTTCTTCATCCAATGAAGCAGCTGATAAAGACTTTTATCAAAATCATAGATGATATATTTGCCCTAACCAAATCCCTCCAATATGACTAAggcaaacataataaaaacatttcacaGAATCAATTTCATTCACAGTAGCCTGAGCACATGTTGGAataaacccaacaaagaaaataaaagacctaTGCAATCAAAACTTcaatattccaagcaaataaattgaagaagaaggAGATATTTATGGATTGATATGATTTATATTGTGAAAACAGCCACAATTCTCAGAGCAATCTATAactcaatgcaatttccatcaaaatcccaGTACAATTCTTCAgaggatttaaaataaaaacaatcttaaaattaATATGGGAACCACAAAATGACCCTGGATAAGCAAAAGAACCCTGAACAATGAAAGTATGGATGGATGCATCACCCGGCATGATTTAAATTATACCAGGAGGCCATACTAATATAAAAAGCATAATActagtttttttaaaagacacattgACCAATTGAATAGGATTGAGGACAGGCGCAAATATGTGAGTCAATAATTACctgaattctgaaaaaaaatataaaattgtgtacagaagaaaagagagcacCTTTATCAAATGGTGCTGAGAAATTGGATATCTTCACATGAGAAGAATGAAAGTTAAACCCTTTCTAAAGATGACAAAATATCAATTAAAGTCATCAAATCTCTCACTGTTAGACATGGAAATTCCAGAGGAAAGAGTAGGGTGTATACTTTAGGATTTAGGCTCAGGTAAGAATTTTGTGATGAGACTTAAGTCACCAGGGAAATAGGACCAGTAGAATTGGAGAGAACATGGCATGAAAACTGTTGGTTGAATTAAGAGTTGAAAATCTTGCCATCCATACATCTGACAAGGGTTTGTTGTAAGCATACAcaaagaacacaaacacacacacctaagcaAGGAGACAAACATCTGAGTTAATAGTGAGCTATTCACCAACACTGACcatgagaaaaatacaaaataaaactgggTTTAGATTGTGTATTACCCCAGTCAAAATGCCTATGATTTATAAGTCATAAGATAGCAAATATTGGCAAAGATATAATGAAAAGGAATATTTATTTGCTGTTGGTGAGAATACAAATTGCACtgctactatggaaatcagttcTGGCCAAAACCCTGAATGCATTTATCATATGATACAGCTTTATATTCCTCATCACATATCCAAATGACTTTTccaattataaaaacaaatgttcatCCCTGTTTATAGCTTCCTTATCCACAATGGTTAGTACATGGAAACAGTATACCTACAAACATAattacaaagagataaaaatatgaTATCAGttcaaaatggaatattatttagctataacaaaaaactcaaattatGAACATttcaataaatgaatggaatCTGAAAACACTtcactgagtgaggtaacccagacctagaaagacaaacacttcatattcacaaTCTTATGTAGATCTTAGTGTCAACTAGTGCCCATCggtagaaaaggaaagaacaacaTTGAGGGGGTAGAAATGGTAGGAAatacagaagaaatgaagggGAAAGTAAATGTAGGTCTGTgcgggaagggagagagagagagagagagagagagagagagagagagagagagagagagagagacagagagagagagagagagacagagagagagagagagacagagagagacagagagagagacagagagagacagagagagagattcatgcACACTAAGGAGAAtgtattcctctctccctccctccctccttccctctctctctcccttcctccctccctcttactcAGAGAAGACAGTCATAAATATACTACCTAATTGTGAACATTGTAAAATGGAGCAATGACTGACATAGCAAGGTATGCCATGGATTCAAGAGCGACATGAATACCATGGAGGTAAACACTTCGATAAGATTGGATGTAAGGCGCACAGTACAGAAAAATATGCATGGTATTCTTTCCAAGAATGGATGGCAGCAGAGCTCACAGTCTCCAAGAATTACTATACTTCTGTTATTTTCCTAAATGCATATAAGATCAGACTACTCTGTTCTTAACTTTATGCTCATAAATAGGCACAACCATTAGACATCATCAGAGAAATTTCCTTTTGCAGTGGATGTCAGTTAATGTAGAAACTAACACTGGTCGAAATGCAGATAATTGGTGTATTGGGTAGTTCTCAGACACAAAGATCCTATGTAAACTGCACAAATCAAAGtgtctgtatgcatatatgaagtTTTCCCAAAATTAACATAGATATTACACTAAAACTAAAGACAATTTCTGGTTacagataatatttttaataaaatattaaacctaTTACATTTTATAAGATACTGAAAAGGCTGGATATATGGTGCAGGAGAGTATGCACTGTTCTTGAAATGTACCTGGGTGAG
This is a stretch of genomic DNA from Rattus rattus isolate New Zealand chromosome 10, Rrattus_CSIRO_v1, whole genome shotgun sequence. It encodes these proteins:
- the Rgs18 gene encoding regulator of G-protein signaling 18, translated to MEMSLVFFSHLNMCESKEKTFFKLMHGSGKEETNIEAKIRAKEKRNRLSLLLQRPDFHGETHTSRSALLAKETRVSSEEALKWAESFDKLLSHRDGVDAFTRFLKTEFSEENIEFWVACEDFKKCKEPQQIILKAKSIYEKFIKNDAPKEVNLDFHTKEVITKSIAQPTLHSFDAAQSRVYQLMEHDSYKRFLKSEIYLHLIEGRPQRPTNLRRRSRSFTFNEFQDVKSDVAIWL